The Onychomys torridus chromosome 4, mOncTor1.1, whole genome shotgun sequence genome includes a window with the following:
- the Slc32a1 gene encoding vesicular inhibitory amino acid transporter: protein MATLLRSKLTNVATSVSNKSQAKVSGMFARMGFQAATDEEAVGFAHCDDLDFEHRQGLQMDILKSEGQPCGDEGAEPPVEGDIHYQRGGAPLPPSGSKDQAVGAGGEFGGQDKPKITAWEAGWNVTNAIQGMFVLGLPYAILHGGYLGLFLIIFAAVVCCYTGKILIACLYEENEDGEVVRVRDSYVAIANACCAPRFPTLGGRVVNVAQIIELVMTCILYVVVSGNLMYNSFPGLPVSQKSWSIIATAVLLPCAFLKNLKAVSKFSLLCTLAHFVINILVIAYCLSRARDWAWEKVKFYIDVKKFPISIGIIVFSYTSQIFLPSLEGNMQQPSEFHCMMNWTHIAACVLKGLFALVAYLTWADETKEVITDNLPGSIRAVVNLFLVAKALLSYPLPFFAAVEVLEKSLFQEGSRAFFPACYGGDGRLKSWGLTLRCALVVFTLLMAIYVPHFALLMGLTGSLTGAGLCFLLPSLFHLRLLWRKLLWHQVFFDVAIFVIGGICSVSGFVHSLEGLIEAYRTNAED, encoded by the exons ATGGCCACCCTGCTCCGCAGCAAGCTGACCAATGTGGCCACATCCGTGTCCAACAAGTCTCAGGCCAAGGTGAGCGGCATGTTTGCCAGGATGGGGTTTCAGGCGGCCACGGATGAGGAGGCGGTGGGCTTCGCGCACTGTGACGACCTTGACTTTGAGCATCGCCAGGGCCTGCAGATGGACATCCTGAAATCGGAAGGCCAGCCCTGCGGAGACGAGGGCGCCGAACCGCCCGTCGAAGGAGACATCCATTACCAGCGCGGCGGCGCTCCTCTGCCACCGTCTGGCTCCAAGGACCAGGCCGTGGGAGCTGGTGGCGAGTTTGGGGGTCAAGACAAGCCCAAGATCACGGCGTGGGAGGCGGGCTGGAACGTGACAAACGCCATTCAG GGCATGTTTGTGCTGGGCCTACCCTACGCCATCCTCCACGGCGGCTACCTGGGGTTGTTCCTCATCATCTTCGCTGCAGTGGTGTGTTGCTACACCGGCAAGATCCTCATCGCATGCTTATACGAGGAGAACGAAGACGGCGAGGTGGTGCGCGTGCGGGACTCTTACGTGGCCATAGCCAACGCATGCTGCGCTCCTCGCTTCCCCACGCTGGGTGGCCGCGTGGTCAATGTGGCGCAGATCATCGAGCTGGTGATGACGTGCATATTGTACGTGGTAGTGAGCGGCAACCTCATGTACAATAGCTTCCCGGGGCTGCCCGTGTCGCAAAAGTCCTGGTCCATCATCGCCACGGCGGTGCTGCTGCCCTGCGCCTTTCTGAAGAACCTCAAGGCCGTGTCCAAATTCAGTCTGCTGTGCACGCTGGCCCACTTCGTCATCAACATCCTGGTTATTGCCTATTGTCTCTCGCGCGCGCGTGACTGGGCCTGGGAGAAGGTGAAGTTCTACATCGACGTCAAGAAATTTCCCATCTCCATCGGCATCATCGTGTTCAGCTACACGTCGCAGATCTTCCTGCCCTCGCTCGAAGGCAACATGCAACAGCCCAGCGAATTCCACTGCATGATGAACTGGACGCACATCGCCGCCTGCGTGCTCAAGGGACTCTTCGCGCTCGTCGCCTACCTCACCTGGGCCGACGAGACCAAGGAGGTCATCACGGATAACCTGCCCGGCTCCATCCGCGCCGTGGTCAACCTCTTCCTGGTGGCCAAGGCGCTGCTGTCCTATCCGTTGCCCTTCTTCGCAGCGGTCGAAGTGCTGGAGAAGTCTCTCTTCCAGGAAGGCAGCCGCGCCTTCTTCCCCGCCTGCTACGGAGGCGACGGTCGCCTCAAGTCCTGGGGGCTGACGCTGCGCTGCGCGCTGGTGGTCTTCACGCTGCTCATGGCCATCTACGTGCCGCACTTCGCGCTGCTCATGGGCCTCACCGGCAGTCTCACCGGCGccggcctctgcttcctgctgcccAGCCTCTTCCACCTGCGCCTACTCTGGCGCAAGCTGCTGTGGCACCAGGTCTTCTTCGATGTGGCCATCTTCGTCATTGGCGGCATCTGCAGCGTGTCTGGCTTCGTGCATTCACTCGAGGGCCTCATCGAGGCCTACCGAACCAACGCAGAGGACTAG